In one window of Brassica rapa cultivar Chiifu-401-42 chromosome A07, CAAS_Brap_v3.01, whole genome shotgun sequence DNA:
- the LOC103831380 gene encoding triosephosphate isomerase, cytosolic yields MLVNLDMPWFILGHSERRALLNESNEFFGDKVAYALAQGLKVIACVGETLEQREAGSTMDVVAAQTKAIAGMYIVKHFYLFLLF; encoded by the exons ATGCTTGTGAACTTGGACATGCCATGGTTTATCCTTGGTCACTCTGAAAGGAGGGCACTCCTCAATGAATCAAACGAG TTCTTCGGAGACAAGGTTGCCTATGCACTTGCTCAGGGTTTGAAAGTGATTGCTTGTGTTGGTGAGACTCTTGAGCAGCGAGAGGCTGGGTCGACCATGGATGTTGTGGCTGCCCAGACTAAAGCTATTGCTGGTATGTATATTGTCAAACACTTTTATCTCTTTTTGCTGTTTTAG
- the LOC103831381 gene encoding L-type lectin-domain containing receptor kinase S.4 — protein sequence METFVFVWLLLIFFTHLASSLTQDFSFIGFKKASPNLIMSGVTEIASTGAIRLTTDTSRVIGHAFYSLPIRFKPPGQNRALSFSTSFVIAMVPEYVTLGGHGLAFTITPTPNLQGSLSSQYLGILNSSRANVSSHFFAVEFDTVKDLEFEDINDNHVGIDINSLESSASTPAAYFLPNSTKKELFLDSGRVIQAWIDYDSNKKRLDVKLSPLSEKPKLSLLSYNIDLSTVFGDEMYVGFSASTGLLASSHYILGWNFNMSGEALSLSLPSLPRVPRPLKKKKSPGLILGVSLSCSLLVIAGLVAAVMFGIKKVKDEDRVEEWELDFGPHRFSYRELKKATNGFADKELLGSGGFGKVYKGKLPDSEEFVAVKRISHESRQGVREFMSEVSSIGHLRHRNLVQLLGWCRRRQDLLLVYDFMPNGSLDMYLFGENPKVILTWDQRFKIIKGVASALLYLHEGWEQTVIHRDIKAANVLLDGDMNGRVGDFGLAKLYEHGSNPGATRVVGTFGYLAPELTKSGKLTTSTDVYAFGALLLEVACGRRPIEANALPEELVMVDWVWSRWQSGDIRDVVDRRLNGEYDEDEVVMVIKLGLLCSNNSPEVRPTMRQVVMYLEKQFPSPEVVPAPDFLDANDSMCLDDGSGNINAGEFEDFVDSARFYSGPNPTTSSSIFSFGGKAKTDGR from the coding sequence ATGGAGACTTTTGTCTTCGTCTGGCTGCTTCTCATCTTCTTCACACACTTGGCTTCATCTCTAACACAAGACTTCTCTTTCATTGGCTTCAAAAAAGCCTCTCCAAATCTAATCATGTCAGGAGTTACAGAGATAGCCAGCACTGGGGCCATCAGGCTCACAACGGACACAAGTCGCGTGATTGGTCACGCCTTCTACTCCTTACCAATCCGGTTCAAGCCACCCGGACAAAACCGAGCTCTCTCTTTCTCCACCTCTTTTGTAATCGCCATGGTTCCAGAGTACGTCACGCTTGGAGGTCATGGACTTGCCTTCACCATCACGCCAACTCCAAATCTCCAAGGCTCTCTTTCTAGCCAGTACTTAGGGATTTTGAACTCAAGCCGAGCTAACGTCTCTAGCCACTTCTTCGCTGTGGAGTTCGATACCGTCAAGGATTTGGAGTTTGAGGACATCAATGACAACCATGTCGGAATCGATATAAACAGTTTGGAGTCAAGTGCTTCAACTCCAGCTGCCTACTTTCTCCCTAACTCAACCAAGAAAGAGCTTTTCCTCGACAGTGGTAGAGTGATTCAAGCTTGGATTGATTACGATTCAAACAAGAAAAGGTTAGACGTTAAGCTTTCTCCACTCTCTGAGAAACCAAAGTTGTCTCTTCTCTCTTACAATATAGATCTGTCCACTGTCTTTGGAGATGAAATGTATGTTGGATTCTCTGCTTCGACCGGTTTGCTAGCTAGTTCCCATTACATCTTAGGTTGGAACTTTAACATGAGTGGAGAAGCTTTGTCTCTGTCTCTACCCTCTCTCCCTAGGGTTCCACGTCCacttaagaagaagaagagccccGGCTTGATCCTAGGAGTATCTCTCTCGTGTTCCCTTTTGGTCATAGCGGGTCTTGTCGCTGCAGTTATGTTTGGTATTAAAAAGGTCAAAGATGAAGACAGAGTTGAAGAGTGGGAGCTTGACTTTGGTCCGCATAGATTCTCTTATAGAGAGCTGAAAAAAGCTACGAATGGTTTTGCGGACAAGGAGCTTCTCGGGTCTGGTGGATTTGGGAAAGTATACAAAGGGAAGCTTCCAGATTCAGAAGAGTTTGTAGCTGTCAAGAGAATCTCTCACGAGTCAAGACAAGGTGTACGGGAGTTCATGTCTGAAGTCTCGAGCATTGGTCACCTCAGGCATAGGAATCTTGTTCAGTTGCTAGGTTGGTGTCGAAGACGACAGGATTTGCTTCTGGTCTATGACTTCATGCCTAATGGAAGCTTAGACATGTACTTGTTCGGTGAAAACCCTAAAGTTATCTTGACTTGGGACCAACGCTTCAAAATTATCAAAGGGGTTGCTTCTGCTTTACTCTACTTGCATGAAGGATGGGAACAAACCGTTATTCACCGCGATATTAAAGCCGCAAACGTTTTGTTGGACGGTGATATGAACGGGCGTGTTGGAGATTTCGGTCTTGCTAAGTTATATGAGCATGGATCGAACCCTGGAGCTACAAGAGTGGTTGGTACGTTTGGGTACTTAGCTCCAGAACTTACTAAATCAGGAAAGTTAACAACAAGCACTGATGTTTATGCGTTTGGTGCGCTTCTATTGGAAGTAGCTTGCGGGAGAAGACCGATTGAGGCAAATGCGTTACCGGAAGAGCTTGTAATGGTTGACTGGGTTTGGTCAAGGTGGCAAAGTGGAGACATTAGAGATGTTGTGGACAGGAGATTGAACGGTGAGtatgatgaagatgaagtgGTTATGGTTATCAAACTAGGCCTTCTTTGTTCGAACAACTCACCTGAAGTTCGACCTACGATGAGACAAGTGGTTATGTATCTCGAGAAGCAGTTCCCGTCGCCGGAAGTTGTCCCTGCGCCAGATTTTTTAGATGCAAATGATAGTATGTGTCTTGATGATGGAAGCGGTAATATTAATGCTGGCGAGTTTGAGGACTTTGTGGACTCAGCTAGGTTTTATAGTGGACCGAATCCGACTACTAGTTCGTCTATATTCTCATTTGGGGGTAAAGCTAAAACCGATGGGAGATGA